Proteins found in one Triticum urartu cultivar G1812 chromosome 4, Tu2.1, whole genome shotgun sequence genomic segment:
- the LOC125553313 gene encoding uncharacterized protein LOC125553313: MATMAPTSIVFSVIVFLLLSNGITTQAGGSGSGKPKATSLIVEACKNTSGESQDTGVTKEFCLSTLQSDSRSAKAKDLRDLVVISIDILKGRVTDASVKVKKMLQNAKKGTLTMYALSISELQYEKVVSTLNICQAMIRDHQGDKGDLKSLGLLHCVDMTGETIQECENELGDVRGAEALLSENEGLRILANLNSALVAPYDV; this comes from the coding sequence ATGGCAACAATGGCGCCGACCTCCATCGTCTTCTCCGTGATCGTCTTCCTGCTCCTTTCCAATGGCATCACCACTCAAGCCGGCGGCTCTGGCAGTGGCAAACCTAAGGCAACAAGCCTCATAGTGGAAGCGTGCAAGAACACCTCAGGCGAGAGCCAAGACACCGGTGTCACAAAGGAATTCTGTTTGTCGACCCTCCAGTCGGACAGTCGGAGCGCCAAGGCTAAAGACCTCCGTGACTTGGTGGTCATCTCGATTGACATCCTGAAGGGTCGTGTCACTGATGCTAGCGTCAAGGTAAAGAAAATGTTGCAAAACGCCAAGAAAGGCACGCTGACAATGTATGCTCTCAGCATTTCTGAGTTGCAATATGAGAAGGTGGTGAGCACGCTCAACATCTGCCAAGCTATGATTAGGGATCACCAAGGTGACAAGGGCGACCTGAAGTCATTGGGTCTACTCCATTGTGTGGATATGACTGGTGAGACTATCCAAGAGTGTGAAAATGAGCTTGGAGATGTGCGAGGGGCGGAGGCGCTGCTTAGTGAAAACGAGGGGTTGCGCATTCTGGCCAACCTAAACAGCGCCTTGGTTGCACCGTATGATGTCTAA